The Synergistaceae bacterium sequence TCCTGTGTGTTTTTTTCTCTTTTTCTAAAAAATTATTGACACGTATTTTAGCACGTGTTATTTTACCATCAACAGAAGGGTGGCGGTAAAGATCAGCTCCGACGAGGCAGAGGCGATGATAAAAGCAGATGGATGGTACGCGATAAACCAGCGAGGAAGTCACAGGCACTTCAGACATCCGACGAAACAGGGTAAAACGACGATACCAATGGGCAGGAAGGATCTGACACCGAAGACCGTAAAAAGC is a genomic window containing:
- a CDS encoding type II toxin-antitoxin system HicA family toxin, which gives rise to MIKADGWYAINQRGSHRHFRHPTKQGKTTIPMGRKDLTPKTVKS